The Bacteroidota bacterium genome has a segment encoding these proteins:
- a CDS encoding aminoglycoside phosphotransferase family protein: MFDFTTHTTKQTLLRHLNFEQASIQVLVERADRLVLKVQTATACYALKAAATPEMIHQEVANNNKLAAAGLPVAHLQATGDQPMPFVLHTWIKGTALHTSHGPAVMRETAALLRRIHQIGGKPPYAGNDSWDQWMKGWLHHALPWWQKTANISAARISETWHIVDTLQPLLATRGNAFILFDGRPDHFLIANNRIAGLIDLGEARSGDPAMDLGVIAANNPVLLTQLLPHYEAPADELGKINRLIPFYTFLRLLALAEWHVHQSEPERAASFLDRAARHTWPV; this comes from the coding sequence ATGTTTGACTTCACAACACATACCACAAAGCAGACGCTGCTGCGCCATCTGAACTTCGAGCAGGCTTCAATCCAAGTCCTTGTTGAACGGGCAGATCGCCTTGTTTTGAAGGTCCAAACGGCTACAGCGTGCTACGCATTAAAGGCTGCTGCTACGCCCGAGATGATACATCAGGAAGTGGCGAACAATAATAAGCTTGCAGCAGCCGGCTTGCCGGTGGCGCACCTTCAGGCAACAGGCGATCAACCCATGCCTTTTGTGCTGCACACCTGGATTAAAGGAACGGCACTGCATACCTCCCATGGCCCCGCGGTTATGCGGGAAACGGCCGCGCTGTTGCGGCGCATCCATCAGATAGGCGGAAAGCCGCCATATGCCGGCAATGATTCTTGGGATCAATGGATGAAAGGCTGGCTGCATCATGCCCTGCCCTGGTGGCAAAAAACCGCAAACATTTCAGCAGCCCGCATCAGTGAAACATGGCACATAGTTGACACCCTGCAACCGCTGCTGGCAACACGCGGTAATGCGTTTATCCTCTTTGATGGTAGGCCTGATCATTTTCTCATAGCCAACAACCGAATAGCGGGGTTGATTGATCTGGGCGAAGCGCGGAGTGGCGACCCGGCGATGGACCTGGGGGTCATTGCGGCAAACAACCCCGTATTGCTGACACAACTCCTGCCACACTATGAAGCGCCGGCTGATGAGTTGGGCAAAATAAATCGTCTGATCCCCTTCTATACCTTTTTGCGGTTACTTGCGCTGGCAGAATGGCACGTCCATCAAAGCGAACCTGAACGCGCAGCATCTTTTCTGGATCGGGCTGCCAGGCATACCTGGCCAGTTTAG
- a CDS encoding DUF4159 domain-containing protein, with amino-acid sequence MYRICLISTLLLVLVLPDKATAQTDHGFQFVRIQFGDAVDSSDGEGWRRRWGAHWSHDWPVAERNLHLALDRTTDIHVEGDPIVLRLSDEEIFEYPMLYICEPGYWMMEEEEVENLRDYLNRGGFVLFDDFGSESEWIQLVEEMKRAFPDLEPRELPNNHPIWSIFYDIDPVEAPALVKGRGYFTKYDDAYIGYFDKNGRLMALACYNQDLGDGWEWPDRNFEEASTISFQMGVNFLIYALTH; translated from the coding sequence ATGTATAGAATTTGTCTCATATCAACGTTACTGTTGGTGTTAGTGCTGCCAGATAAGGCCACTGCGCAGACGGATCATGGCTTTCAATTTGTACGCATCCAATTTGGTGATGCGGTAGACAGTAGCGACGGAGAGGGATGGCGCCGGCGATGGGGAGCCCACTGGAGCCACGACTGGCCAGTAGCAGAACGCAATTTACATCTTGCCCTGGACCGTACCACAGACATTCATGTGGAAGGTGACCCGATTGTCTTGCGCCTGTCTGATGAAGAAATTTTTGAATACCCGATGCTTTACATCTGTGAGCCAGGGTACTGGATGATGGAAGAGGAGGAAGTAGAGAACCTGCGAGATTATTTAAATCGGGGCGGCTTTGTATTGTTTGACGATTTTGGCTCTGAGTCTGAGTGGATTCAGCTAGTAGAAGAAATGAAGCGGGCTTTCCCGGATCTGGAGCCGCGCGAACTGCCCAATAATCATCCGATTTGGAGCATTTTTTACGATATCGACCCGGTAGAAGCACCGGCCCTTGTTAAGGGACGCGGATACTTTACAAAATACGATGATGCCTACATCGGTTACTTTGATAAAAACGGCCGCCTGATGGCACTGGCCTGCTACAACCAGGATTTAGGCGACGGCTGGGAATGGCCAGATAGAAATTTTGAAGAGGCTTCAACCATTAGTTTTCAAATGGGTGTGAACTTCCTCATTTATGCACTCACGCATTAA